The DNA segment CGAGCGGCACGACGAACCAGAACGCGGCATACAGCAGCGCCCCCAGCCCCTCCAGCGCGAAGAGCACGATGAACGCGGCCCGCACCCAGGAGACGGGCACCCCGAGGTGCCCGGCGAGCCCGCGCGCGACGCCGCCCAGCATCCGCCCTTCGGCGCTGCGGTACAGCTTGCGCGGCGCGGGCTCGTCCGGGGCTTCGGATGCGGCACCTGCGGCGCGGGGCGGGGCGACTGGCATGGTTCGATCGTCACATGGACGGACCGCCGCGGGCATCAGGGAAAACCCCCTGGTTCCGGGGTGCGAAATCAGGGATCGGCCAGGGTCGTCGCGGCCCCCGCCCGCGCGGGGCGACCGTCACCATGGGGGTATGACAACCCCGCCGCCGCAGAACGAGCCGCGACCGCACCTGCGGCGCCACCGGAGCAACAAGGTGGTCGCCGGGGTCTGCGGGGGGCTCGGCAGACACTTCGACCTGGATCCGGTGATCTTCCGCGTCGTTCTCGGTGTGCTGGCGGTGACCGGCGGGGTCGGGCTGATCTTCTACGGTTTCGCCTGGCTGCTGATCCAGCTGGAGGGTGAGGACGAGAACGAGGCGCGCAGACTGCTGACCGGCCGGGTCGAGGGCGCGTCCATGGCCGCGGTGCTCTTCGCACTGATCGGCTGCGGGCTGTTCCTGTCGATGCTGCACTACGTGACGGTGCTGGTCTTCGCGGCCCTGCTGTCGCTGGCCACCGCGGGCTCCGCGGTCTGGTCGGAGCGGCGCCGGCTCGCGACCCCCGAGGCGCCGGAACCGGCTGCCGGGCATCGGGTGGCAGGGCAGAAACCCGCCGGGCAGAAAGTGGCGGACGCACCGCCGGAGACGAAAGCCCCGCCGGCGCCCGGGGGCCCGTCCTGGTGGCGGGATCCGATCATCAAGGACGGCACCACCGGACCGGTCGGTTCCGGCTATCTCTGGGGCCCGTCGGACACCACCCCGGATCCGCCGCCGTCCCGCAGGTCGGCCCGGTCCGCCCCCGCCGCGAGCCGGGGGCCGCGCGGGATCGGCGGCCGGCTGTTCCTGCTCGCCCTGGTCGCGGCCGGACTCGGCACGGGCCTCTCCTGGGACAGCCGGCCGGTCGGCCCGAGCCTGCAGATCGGACTGGCCTGCGCACTCGCCGTCTTCGGCCTCGGGATGCTGCTCAGCTCGTTCATCGGCCGTACGGGATCGGGCACGATCGTGCTGGTGGTCCTCACGACGGCACTGCTGGCGGGCGCGAGCGCCCTGCCGAAGACCGTCACCTCGCACTGGACGCGTACGGAGTGGCGGCCCGCCTCGGTGTCGGCGGTGCACCCGCGGTACGAGGTGGGCACGGGGGTCGGCACGCTGAACCTGCGGAGTCTGAACGTGCCGCCGGGCGCCTCCGTCCGTACGCATGTGGAGGTCGGCGCGGGCCGGGTGTCGGTCGTCGTACCGAAGAACGTGACCGTGCGGCTCCATGCCGAGGTGGGTCTGGGCGACATCCAGTTGCCCGGTGAGAACCAGCAGGACATCGACATCTCCCCGGCCCGGGAGAGGACGATCACGCTCGCTCCCCGGGGCGGCGGCAGGACCGGAGGCACGGTCGACCTCCATCTGAAGGTCGGCGTGGGACAGGTGGAGGTGACCCGTGCACGGTGACGGTGACGGAGCGGGAACGGGCGGAGCCGGACCAGCCCGGACAGGCGGGGCGCGGTCCGAAAGTGCGGGGCAGCCCGGCGGTACGCGGTCCGGCGGGGCGCAGCGTGGCCGGCCGCGGCGGGAGTTCCTCCATGAGTTCCGGCCGGGAAAGGCGGTCGCGGGTCTTGTGCTGCTGGGCATCGCGGCCGTCTACCTCGGCGACGCGGGCGGCCTCTGGCGGACGCCGCCGGTAGCCGCACTGCCGATGCTGGCCGCCGGCCTCGTACTGGCGGGGATCGCCAGCACGGTCGGTTACGGCATGCGGCGGCGGGCAGCCAGAAGGGCGTCCACCGAGAGCAGCGGCGACCCGGCGAGCAGGAGCGGCAGCCAGGCCATGAGGTAGACGAGGTCGTTGCCGTAGTAGTACGGCGTGGACTGCCAGCTCACCGTCAGCCAGAGGCTCAGCGAGATCAGGGCGCCGCCGAGCGCCGCGACCCGGCCGTACAGCCCCAGCAGGGTGCCGATGCCGACGGCGAGTTCACCGATGGCGATCGCGTAGCCGAAGCCGGCCGGGCTCTTCAGTGCCAGGTCCACGAGCGCCGGGAAGGCCGCGGAGCCCCGCACGGAATGCATGAGCTCGCCGAGGGAACCGGTGCCTGTCGCGTGCAGGAAGGCGGAGTCGGTGAGCTTGTCGATCCCGGCGTACAGGAAGGTGACACCGAGGAAGATCCGCAGCGGAAGCAGCGAGTACCGACGGGCGGTCTCCTGCCAGCCACGCTTCCGGCTCCCCATACTCCCGCCGAGTCCGATGGGTGTGCCCGTCCGGTATCCCTGAACCATGGTGTGGTCCTGCCTCTCCGATTGCCGCGTGGCGCATGCCGGTGTGGCGGACGCAGCTACGATTTTGCGTCCTGCGCCGGGACGCCCCGCAGACGGGGTCCCTCTCCGGGACACTCGGGCCTCGCGCGCCGGGTCCGTACGCGTCAGGTCTGCCGGGCGCAGGACGCGAGGCGGTCGGCGAGCGCGGTGACGAGGTCGCGCAGTTCGTCGGGGCGCTCGATGACGAACGGCCGGTCGAGCGAGGCGAGTACCGCCGGCAACCAGTCGAGCCGCTCCACCCGTAGCTCCACGCGCCGCCAGCACTCCGTCGACTCCGTCGGCTCCGTCCCCTCCATCTCCGCAAGCTCCGCCACTCTCGCGACGGTGGCCGGAAGGCGGGCGCGGATCTGGGCGACCGTCGCGTGGATCCGCAGGACCACCTCGTACCGGTACTCGGCCGTGGCGAACCCGGACAGCACGCGCTGTGCCGGATCAGGTCCGGCGGGCTCCTCGAACGAACCGGGCAGGGTCCGCGCGGCCGCGATGCGATCCAGCCGGAAGGTCCGGTCCTCGCCGATCCCGGGGTCCGAGCCCGTGACGTACCACCGGCCCGAGTGGGCGACGATCCCGTACGGGTGCAGCGGGCGGTCACTGCGCCGGCCGTCGCGGTCGGTGTACCTGATCGAGACCGGACGCCGGTGGTGCACCGCATCGGCGACGGTGAGCAGGACGTCGGCGTCCGGGGTGGCGAACTCGCCGGGCGGCGCCGTGAACGCGAGGGATTCCAGGACCGTGTCGAGCCTGCGGGCCAGGTGCGCGGGGAGGACCCTGCGGATCTTGGCCGTTGCCGTCTCGCTCGCCGTGTCCGCCGCCGTCATGAGCCCCGCCCGGCGGCCGGCGACCAGGCCGAGCAGCACGGCGAGCGCCTCGTCGTCGCTGAGCATGAGCGGAGGAAGCCGGTATCCGGAGGCGAGCCGGTACCCGCCGTAGCGGCCCCGCACCGCCTCCACCGGCAGATCGAGGTCGATCAGCTGGTCCACGTACCGCCGCACGGTCCGCCCGTCGACGCCGAGCCGGTCGGCGAGTTCGGCCACGGTCCGGAGGCCGCCGGACTGCAGCAGCTCCAGGAGAGTCAGCACCCGTGCGGTAGGTCGGGACATGCCCAGAGCCTAACGCTCATACCGGGCCGATTCTGTCCTCTATTAGTCCTAGCCTGCGAAGTGAGCACCACGGCTCGTCAACCAGGGAGAACACCATGGACTTCGTCTCGATCCGCATCATCACCGGCGACGTCGCGCGCCTCGTCGGGTTCTACGAGAAGGCCACCGGGGTACAGGCGGTGTGGTCCACCGAGGACTTCGCCGAGCTCCGTACCCCGCACGCCACCCTCGCGATCGCGAGCACCCGCACCGTTCCGCTGTTCGCCCCGGGTTCGGCCCGCCCGGCGGACAACCACAGCGTGATCATCGAGTTCCTCGTCGATGACGTGGACCGTGTGCACGGCAACCTGACCGACCTGGTCACCGACTTCGTCCAGGGGCCCACCACGATGCCCTGGGGCAACCGGTCGCTGCTCTTCCGCGACCCCGACGGCACCCTCGTCAACTTCTTCACCCCGGTCACCCCGGACGCCGTCGAGAAGTTCGCCCGCTGACACCGCACCCAACCTCCGTGGACAGAACACCTAG comes from the Streptomyces sp. NBC_01471 genome and includes:
- a CDS encoding PspC domain-containing protein, which encodes MTTPPPQNEPRPHLRRHRSNKVVAGVCGGLGRHFDLDPVIFRVVLGVLAVTGGVGLIFYGFAWLLIQLEGEDENEARRLLTGRVEGASMAAVLFALIGCGLFLSMLHYVTVLVFAALLSLATAGSAVWSERRRLATPEAPEPAAGHRVAGQKPAGQKVADAPPETKAPPAPGGPSWWRDPIIKDGTTGPVGSGYLWGPSDTTPDPPPSRRSARSAPAASRGPRGIGGRLFLLALVAAGLGTGLSWDSRPVGPSLQIGLACALAVFGLGMLLSSFIGRTGSGTIVLVVLTTALLAGASALPKTVTSHWTRTEWRPASVSAVHPRYEVGTGVGTLNLRSLNVPPGASVRTHVEVGAGRVSVVVPKNVTVRLHAEVGLGDIQLPGENQQDIDISPARERTITLAPRGGGRTGGTVDLHLKVGVGQVEVTRAR
- a CDS encoding DoxX family protein; the encoded protein is MVQGYRTGTPIGLGGSMGSRKRGWQETARRYSLLPLRIFLGVTFLYAGIDKLTDSAFLHATGTGSLGELMHSVRGSAAFPALVDLALKSPAGFGYAIAIGELAVGIGTLLGLYGRVAALGGALISLSLWLTVSWQSTPYYYGNDLVYLMAWLPLLLAGSPLLSVDALLAARRRMP
- a CDS encoding helix-turn-helix transcriptional regulator; the protein is MSRPTARVLTLLELLQSGGLRTVAELADRLGVDGRTVRRYVDQLIDLDLPVEAVRGRYGGYRLASGYRLPPLMLSDDEALAVLLGLVAGRRAGLMTAADTASETATAKIRRVLPAHLARRLDTVLESLAFTAPPGEFATPDADVLLTVADAVHHRRPVSIRYTDRDGRRSDRPLHPYGIVAHSGRWYVTGSDPGIGEDRTFRLDRIAAARTLPGSFEEPAGPDPAQRVLSGFATAEYRYEVVLRIHATVAQIRARLPATVARVAELAEMEGTEPTESTECWRRVELRVERLDWLPAVLASLDRPFVIERPDELRDLVTALADRLASCARQT
- a CDS encoding VOC family protein translates to MDFVSIRIITGDVARLVGFYEKATGVQAVWSTEDFAELRTPHATLAIASTRTVPLFAPGSARPADNHSVIIEFLVDDVDRVHGNLTDLVTDFVQGPTTMPWGNRSLLFRDPDGTLVNFFTPVTPDAVEKFAR